Proteins from one Fragaria vesca subsp. vesca linkage group LG6, FraVesHawaii_1.0, whole genome shotgun sequence genomic window:
- the LOC101300839 gene encoding uncharacterized protein LOC101300839 translates to MASDYAFTQEELNIDDGVGYPNAYAKLCRDRRAGLYSHGPPFTFMPYCLQQQEDLRARELEKMFPIVDPKAKPTARPKIFVSLLWKQLNHLGNAGFDPAVIRVDPYGNVLYYHADSASPLAWDIDHWFPCSRGGLTVPSNLRILQWQACNRKHNKLEFLIPWWDLQLGISVNQFLSIFASSNSDFRHRAFSFLFAEGENEELNSLQTVDSHCFPQHFEESKQNVGLAPAAIVVSRRESYGSSSALKSLDYNKQIPARKVKPSNSKENEDPNFVTNPYQAIVMARDSLKQREEAAKMQAEIQSLDDEVNELQQKNEDEKVTIQNLEQTLIKRRRRAEKCRRLAEAQLSYKSTLEKMIRDAMHQSILYKEQLRLNQAASNALMARLEAQKAMCDASENQLHKKYKERDEIEKQIMPEWEQARKRSRMDDILANESDSRPVLYLPGIKPKTLEHKELREFLEEEQKAYNAGLSQNADERQVEQAEELKRPTRGLSIDNLGEHGRFIVELEDENSLEHKMRSLEIEGKKHKFQVPVVREPEIEEDEESRKERGKGNVEKWLQILLENSPEEELDSQNENETNRTSDIIKKLNLTYPQKEAKNPKSPEVDSKVALVNEKNKQLIVQEKYDSAQELGSPVQGVVNSRKSFEGRERRDKSNGKEKTIARSESARVFRRIPSSPSIILGMKKGVDCMRKKPIVSSDDEENYAMGNNSFMKSMKTIKKAVKM, encoded by the exons ATGGCTTCCGATTACGCATTCACACAAGAGGAATTGAACATCGACGACGGCGTTGGGTACCCAAATGCCTACGCTAAGCTCTGCCGCGACCGCCGCGCTGGGTTGTATAGTCATGGTCCTCCATTCACTTTCATGCCTTACTGTCTGCAGCAACAAGAG GATTTGAGAGCAAGAGAATTAGAAAAGATGTTTCCCATTGTCGACCCCAAGGCAAAACCTACTGCCAGGCCCAAGATTTTTGTTAGTCTTCTGTGGAAGCAACTCAACCACCTTGG GAATGCTGGGTTTGATCCTGCAGTGATTCGAGTAGACCCGTATGGCAATGTTCTGTATTACCATGCTGATTCTGCTTCTCCTCTTGCTTGGGATATAGATCATTGGTTTCCTTGCTCAA GGGGAGGATTGACTGTGCCAAGCAATTTGAGGATACTACAGTGGCAAGCTTGCAACAGAAAGCATAACAAGCTAGAGTTTCTCATTCCATGGTGGGATTTACAGTTGGGCATATCTGTGAACCAGTTCTTATCCATATTTGCTTCTTCCAACTCAGATTTCAG GCACAGGGCATTCTCATTTTTGTTCGCGGAAGGTGAAAATGAGGAACTCAATTCGTTACAGACTGTAGATTCACATTGTTTTCCACAACATTTTGAAGAATCAAAACAGAATGTGGGCTTAGCTCCGGCTGCCATTGTTGTATCTCGAAGGGAGTCATATGGCTCTTCATCTGCTTTGAAATCCCTGGACTACAACAAGCAGATAC CTGCAAGAAAAGTGAAGCCTAGTAATTCAAAAGAAAATGAGGACCCAAACTTTGTTACAAACCCCTACCAGGCCATTGTCATGGCTAGAGATTCGCTAAAACAAAGAGAAGAAGCTGCAAAGATGCAGGCGGAGATACAAAGCTTGGATGATGAAGTGAACGAACTGCAGCAAAAAAATGAAGACGAAAAAGTGACCATTCAAAACTTGGAACAGACATTGATAAAGCGTCGGAGAAGGGCAGAGAAGTGTAGGCGGCTAGCAGAGGCACAGTTATCATATAAGTCTACACTTGAAAAGATGATTCGCGATGCTATGCACCA GTCTATCCTTTACAAAGAACAGCTGAGATTGAACCAGGCTGCAAGTAATGCACTCATGGCAAGACTTGAGGCACAAAAGGCCATGTGTGATGCCTCAGAGAACCAACTTCACAAGAAGTACAAGGAGAGAGATGAGATTGAGAAACAGATAATGCCTGAATGGGAGCAAGCAAGGAAGAGATCAAGAATGGATGATATCTTAGCCAATGAGAGTGATAGTAGGCCAGTTCTATATCTACCAGGAATTAAGCCAAAGACACTTGAACACAAGGAACTTCGAGAGTTTCTGGAGGAAGAACAGAAGGCATATAATGCTGGTTTATCACAGAATGCAGATGAAAGGCAAGTAGAACAAGCTGAAGAGCTTAAAAGACCGACAAGGGGGTTGTCCATTGACAACCTTGGGGAGCATGGCAGGTTCATTGTTGAACTAGAGGATGAGAACTCATTAGAGCACAAAATGAGATCACTGGAAATAGAAGGAAAGAAGCACAAGTTTCAAGTTCCTGTTGTTCGAGAACCAGAAATTGAGGAAGATGAAGAAAGCAGAAAAGAGCGTGGGAAGGGGAATGTAGAGAAGTGGCTTCAAATTCTGTTGGAGAATTCTCCAGAAGAGGAGTTGGATTCTCAGAATGAAAATGAAACAAACAGGACTAGTGATATAATCAAAAAACTAAATCTGACGTACCCACAAAAGGAGGCGAAGAATCCGAAGTCTCCAGAAGTTGATTCCAAAGTTGCACTGGTCAATGAGAAAAATAAGCAGTTAATTGTCCAAGAGAAATATGACAGTGCACAAGAATTGGGTTCTCCTGTTCAGGGAGTTGTTAATAGCAGGAAGAGCTTTGAAGGCAGGGAAAGAAGGGATAAAAGTAATGGGAAGGAAAAAACAATCGCCAGGTCTGAGAGTGCAAGAGTCTTTCGACGAATCCCATCTTCTCCATCAATAATCTTGGGAATGAAGAAGGGTGTTGACTGCATGAGAAAGAAGCCCATTGTAAGTAGTGATGATGAAGAGAACTATGCTATGGGAAACAATAGCTTCATGAAATCCATGAAGACCATCAAGAAGGCGGTGAAAATGTGA
- the LOC101301125 gene encoding pentatricopeptide repeat-containing protein At1g15510, chloroplastic-like, whose translation MAVSANASQFPHPQNVPNPHFPKTHNLQTLSFSTNLQTPHISSRKIQEITVCSTSSVATTTSQNPNSDLNELCRHGNLEKALKLLDSMQELQVKVDEDAYVALVRLCEWKRTHEDGARVYRYISNSMTLLSVRLGNALLSMFVRFGNLVDAWYVFGRMGERDVFSWNVLVGGYAKAGFFDEALSLYHRMLWVGIVPDVYTFPCVLRTCGGVPDLARGREVHVHVIRFGFESDVDIVNALITMYVKCGAVGSARVLFDRMPRRDRISWNAMISGYFENGECLEGLRLFLKMREFSVDPDLMTVTSLLSACEVLGDGKLGREIHGYVMKTEMVEDVSVCSSLIQMYSVVGYLGEAEKVFCRMEDKDVVLWTSMISGYVNNALPEKAVETYKVMEQEGIMPDEITIATVISACTCLGNLDLGIKLHELADRTGLISYVIVANTLIDMYSKCKCIDKALEVFHQIPAKNVISWTSIILGLRTNNRCFEALIFFRQMKLGLKPNSITLVSVLSACARIGALMCGKEIHAHALRTGVAFDGFLPNAVLDMYVRCGRMGSAWNQFNHNKNDVTAWNIILTGYAQRGKGRNAIELFHTMAESRVDPDEITFMALLCACSRSCMVSEGLEYFISMKLNYGIVPNLKHYACIVDLLGRAGKLADAHEFIQKMPINPDAAIWGALLNACVIHRQVELGELAAQKIFEFDAHSVGYYILICNLYADSGMWEEVARVRNMMRERGLAVDPGCSWVEVKGKVHAFLSGDNFHPQIEDLNAVLEGFYEKMRSAALTEPESRLNDEVEASKAEIFCGHSERLAVAFGLINTAPGTPIWVTKNLYMCQSCHSTVKFISKVVRREICVRDTEKFHHFKDGFCTCADEGYWGKPDN comes from the coding sequence ATGGCGGTTTCAGCTAACGCCTCTCAATTCCCTCACCCCCAAAACGTTCCAAACCCTCACTTCCCCAAAACCCACAACCTCCAAACCCTCAGCTTCTCCACCAACCTCCAAACCCCCCATATTTCTTCCAGAAAAATCCAGGAAATCACTGTCTGCAGCACCTCCTCCGTCGCCACCACCACCTCTCAGAACCCCAACTCCGACTTAAACGAGCTCTGCCGCCATGGGAACCTCGAGAAAGCTCTCAAGCTCTTGGACTCCATGCAGGAGCTTCAAGTCAAAGTGGATGAAGACGCTTATGTTGCTCTGGTTAGGCTCTGCGAGTGGAAGAGAACGCACGAGGATGGTGCTCGTGTGTACAGGTATATATCGAATTCGATGACCCTTTTGAGCGTTAGGCTTGGGAATGCGCTGTTGAGCATGTTTGTGAGGTTTGGGAACTTGGTTGATGCTTGGTATGTGTTTGGGAGAATGGGTGAGAGGGATGTGTTTTCTTGGAATGTGTTGGTTGGTGGGTATGCGAAAGCGGGGTTTTTCGATGAGGCGTTGAGTTTGTATCATAGGATGTTGTGGGTTGGGATTGTGCCTGATGTGTATACATTTCCTTGTGTTCTAAGGACTTGTGGGGGAGTGCCGGACTTGGCGAGAGGGAGGGAGGTTCATGTTCATGTGATTAGATTTGGGTTTGAGTCGGATGTCGATATTGTGAATGCTTTGATTACAATGTATGTGAAATGTGGGGCGGTTGGTAGTGCGCGGGTGTTGTTTGATAGAATGCCTAGGAGAGATAGGATTTCGTGGAACGCGATGATTTCAGGGTATTTTGAGAATGGAGAGTGTTTGGAAGGGTTGAGATTGTTTCTTAAGATGAGGGAGTTTTCAGTTGATCCGGATTTGATGACCGTGACTAGCTTGCTATCTGCTTGTGAGGTTCTTGGTGATGGCAAGTTAGGGAGGGAAATCCATGGCTATGTTATGAAAACAGAAATGGTGGAGGATGTTTCGGTGTGTAGTTCTTTGATTCAGATGTATTCGGTTGTTGGGTATTTGGGGGAAGCGGAGAAAGTCTTTTGTAGGATGGAAGATAAAGATGTGGTGTTATGGACATCCATGATTTCTGGTTATGTGAATAACGCATTGCCTGAGAAGGCTGTGGAAACCTACAAAGTGATGGAGCAGGAAGGTATTATGCCAGATGAAATAACTATAGCTACTGTTATATCTGCTTGTACTTGTTTAGGGAATTTAGATTTGGGTATTAAGCTTCATGAGCTTGCTGACAGGACCGGCCTTATATCATATGTGATAGTTGCTAATACTCTCATTGATATGTATTCCAAGTGTAAATGCATTGACAAAGCACTTGAAGTGTTCCACCAGATCCCAGCAAAGAATGTGATATCTTGGACTTCAATCATACTCGGTCTTCGGACAAACAATCGGTGCTTTGAGGCTTTGATTTTCTTTCGGCAAATGAAGCTCGGGTTAAAACCAAATTCTATAACCTTAGTTTCTGTCCTATCTGCTTGTGCTAGAATAGGAGCTCTGATGTGTGGAAAGGAGATTCATGCTCATGCATTAAGGACTGGTGTAGCATTTGATGGTTTTTTACCCAATGCAGTTCTAGACATGTATGTAAGGTGTGGAAGGATGGGATCCGCGTGGAACCAGTTCAACCATAACAAGAACGATGTCACAGCATGGAATATCATACTAACTGGATATGCCCAGAGGGGGAAAGGAAGGAACGCCATCGAACTATTCCACACAATGGCTGAGTCAAGGGTAGACCCAGATGAGATCACATTTATGGCACTACTATGTGCTTGTAGTAGGTCTTGTATGGTGAGTGAAGGTTTGGAGTATTTCATAAGCATGAAGCTGAATTATGGCATTGTACCTAATCTGAAACATTATGCATGCATTGTTGATCTACTTGGCCGAGCTGGGAAATTGGCTGATGCTCATGAGTTCATACAGAAGATGCCTATAAATCCAGATGCAGCTATCTGGGGAGCCCTGTTAAATGCCTGCGTGATCCACAGGCAGGTTGAACTTGGTGAACTTGCAGCCCAGAAAATATTTGAATTTGATGCACACAGTGTAGGTTATTACATACTTATCTGTAATCTCTATGCTGACAGTGGTATGTGGGAAGAAGTTGCAAGGGTACGAAACATGATGAGGGAGAGGGGGCTAGCTGTAGATCCTGGTTGCAGTTGGGTTGAGGTGAAGGGAAAAGTTCATGCTTTCCTAAGTGGTGATAACTTCCACCCTCAAATAGAGGACCTCAATGCAGTTTTGGAGGGATTTTATGAGAAAATGAGATCGGCGGCTTTGACAGAGCCAGAAAGTAGGCTTAACGATGAAGTTGAAGCTTCAAAAGCTGAGATCTTTTGTGGACACAGTGAGAGACTAGCAGTTGCATTTGGCCTCATCAATACAGCCCCGGGGACCCCTATATGGGTGACAAAGAATCTTTATATGTGCCAAAGCTGTCACAGTACTGTCAAGTTTATCTCTAAGGTTGTGCGCCGGGAGATTTGTGTAAGGGATACTGAAAAGTTCCACCATTTTAAGGATGGCTTCTGTACCTGTGCGGATGAAGGTTATTGGGGAAAGCCAGATAATTGA
- the LOC101306538 gene encoding root phototropism protein 3-like, translating to MKNNQEYYLPDSVSFPGKPSPFAAECWFDDACILDMDYFVKTLAGIKAKGVRPDLIGSIITHYASKWLPDLSGDVFSDQKSSLTNFDSSPESVTALWMRKRFFVETLVGVLPPEKDCIPCNFLLRLLRTANMVGVEPSYRAELEKRISWQLDQASLKELMIPSFSHTCGTLLDVELVIRLVKRFVNLDESAAKSGAAMVKVGKLVDCYLAEAAVDVNLSLPEFAALAGALPSHARATDDGLYRAIDTYLKAHPGVSKHDRKSLCRLIDSRKLSPEASLHAAQNERLPVRAVIQVLFSEQTKLHRNIDWSGSFSGSARSPNPLADPGATRCHSKRDMSNLHTQIRSLKDEVLRLQIQCNSMQMQMERKSREKKKGIFKWNVFGIPSLKSGNGLVRLNESGEEVGYGKQTPATDMKTKLVKGRVTPKWRNSMS from the exons ATGAAGAACAACCAAGAGTACTATTTGCCAGACTCCGTCTCTTTCCCTGGGAAGCCCTCCCCGTTCGCAGCAGAATGCTGGTTCGACGATGCTTGCATTCTCGACATGGACTACTTTGTCAAAACCCTAGCCGGAATCAAGGCCAAAGGCGTACGTCCCGACCTCATCGGCTCAATTATCACCCACTACGCCTCTAAATGGCTTCCGGACCTCTCCGGTGATGTCTTCTCCGACCAAAAGAGCAGCCTGACCAACTTTGACTCCTCCCCGGAGAGCGTTACTGCCTTGTGGATGAGGAAAAGGTTCTTTGTCGAAACCCTAGTCGGTGTTCTGCCTCCGGAGAAGGACTGCATCCCTTGCAACTTCCTCCTCCGGCTGCTGAGGACCGCGAACATGGTGGGGGTCGAGCCCTCTTATCGAGCAGAGCTGGAGAAGAGGATATCGTGGCAGCTAGACCAAGCGTCACTAAAGGAACTCATGATTCCTTCTTTTAGTCACACTTGCGGGACATTATTGGATGTTGAGCTTGTTATTAGGTTGGTCAAGAGGTTTGTGAACCTGGATGAGTCTGCTGCTAAAAGTGGAGCTGCCATGGTGAAGGTGGGGAAGCTCGTGGATTGTTACCTTGCTGAGGCCGCTGTGGATGTGAATCTTAGCTTGCCGGAATTTGCGGCCCTCGCTGGAGCTCTGCCTAGCCATGCTCGAGCCACAGATGATGGGTTATACCGAGCCATTGATACTTATCTCAAA GCACATCCTGGAGTATCCAAGCATGACCGCAAGAGTCTGTGTAGGTTAATAGACAGTCGAAAGCTCTCCCCTGAGGCATCTCTTCATGCTGCTCAAAACGAACGCTTGCCGGTCCGAGCTGTAATCCAAGTTCTCTTCTCCGAGCAAACAAAGCTCCACAGGAACATCGACTGGAGTGGCTCGTTCAGCGGCAGTGCCCGCAGCCCAAATCCCTTAGCAGATCCAGGCGCAACCAGGTGCCACTCAAAGCGAGACATGTCGAATCTGCACACGCAGATAAGAAGCTTGAAAGATGAAGTCCTTAGGCTACAAATCCAATGCAACTCAATGCAAATGCAGATGGAGAGAAAATCAAGGGAGAAAAAGAAAGGGATTTTCAAATGGAACGTTTTTGGAATACCTTCATTGAAGAGCGGGAATGGTCTGGTGAGGCTTAATGAGAGTGGAGAAGAGGTTGGGTATGGGAAGCAAACGCCGGCTACGGATATGAAGACCAAGTTGGTTAAAGGTAGAGTTACTCCAAAGTGGAGGAATTCCATGTCGTAA
- the LOC101304200 gene encoding ADP,ATP carrier protein 1, chloroplastic-like, giving the protein MEAVLQTRGLLSLPTNPKARFSQPSLGLKQRAFSTRPITPTGLSLSSSSSNGFQKFQTFAPKTHGFGPKERNLFVCRAEAAAAADGFGEVEERKFLGVGTSTLKKIVPLGLMFFCILFNYTILRDTKDVLVVTAKGSSAEIIPFLKTWVNLPMAVGFMLLYTKLSNVLSKKALFYTVILPFIAFFGAFGFILYPMSSFIHPEALADSLLNTLGPRFLGPLAILRIWSFCLFYVMAELWGSVVVSVLFWGFANQITTVDEAKRFYPLFGLGANIALIFSGRTVKYFSNLRKNLGPGVDGWALSLRGMMSIVVMMGFAICGLYWWTNAYAPLPTRSKKKKEKPKMGTMESLKFLVSSPYIRDLATLVVAYGISINLVEVTWKSKLKAQFPSPNEYSSFMGDFSTATGIATFTMMLLSQFIFEKYGWGVAAKITPTVLLLTGVGFFSLILFGGPLSPAIASLGMTPLLAAVYVGALQNIFSKSAKYSLFDPCKEMAYIPLDEDTKVKGKAAIDVVCNPLGKSGGALIQQFMILTFGSLANSTPYLGGVLLVIVLAWLGAARSLDTQFTALRREEELEKEMERAAVKIPVVSEGSGNGSLATEPLLNPTLGDSSGSV; this is encoded by the exons ATGGAGGCTGTTCTACAAACCAGAGGGCTTCTCTCTCTGCCCACAAATCCCAAGGCCAGGTTTTCACAGCCTTCACTGGGATTAAAGCAAAGAGCTTTCTCCACAAGACCCATAACCCCAACTGGGTTATCTCTATCCTCTTCCTCCTCAAATGGGTTCCAGAAATTTCAAACCTTTGCCCCCAAAACCCATGGCTTTGGCCCAAAAGAGAGGAACTTGTTCGTCTGCAGAGCTGAGGCTGCTGCTGCGGCTGATGGTTTTGGTGAAGTTGAGGAGCGCAAGTTCTTGGGGGTTGGGACTTCAACCCTCAAGAAGATTGTACCACTTGGGTTGATGTTCTTTTGTATTCTTTTCAATTACACAATCCTGAGGGATACAAAAGATGTGTTGGTTGTGACAGCTAAAGGGAGCAGTGCAGAGATTATACCATTCCTGAAGACTTGGGTGAATTTGCCCATGGCTGTTGGCTTTATGCTCTTGTACACAAAGTTGTCTAATGTTTTGTCAAAGAAGGCTCTCTTCTACACTGTTATTCTTCCGTTCATCGCCTTTTTCGGGGCGTTCGGGTTCATCTTGTATCCCATGAGCAGCTTCATCCACCCTGAAGCGCTTGCTGATAGTCTTCTCAACACTCTTGGCCCTAGATTCCTTGGTCCACTTGCAATCCTGAGGATTTGGAGCTTTTGTTTGTTCTATGTCATGGCTGAATTGTGGGGGAGTGTGGTGGTTTCTGTGCTTTTCTGGGGTTTTGCCAATCAG ATAACTACTGTTGACGAAGCAAAAAGGTTCTACCCTCTCTTTGGACTTGGGGCCAACATTGCTCTCATTTTCTCAGGCAGAACGGTAAAGTATTTCTCTAATTTGAGGAAAAATTTGGGTCCTGGAGTTGATGGTTGGGCTCTTTCCTTAAGGGGGATGATGAGTATTGTGGTGATGATGGGCTTCGCTATCTGCGGTCTATACTGGTGGACAAACGCTTATGCTCCTCTTCCAACCCGCAGCAAGAAGAAGAAG GAAAAGCCCAAAATGGGGACAATGGAGAGTTTGAAGTTTTTGGTCTCTTCACCATATATCAGAGATCTTGCCACTTTGGTGGTTGCATATGGTATCAGCATCAACCTTGTTGAGGTTACATGGAAGTCCAAGCTCAAAGCTCAG TTTCCAAGCCCCAATGAGTACTCTTCTTTCATGGGTGACTTCTCAACTGCCACTGGAATAGCGACTTTCACAATGATGTTGCTCAGCCAATTTATATTTGAAAAATACGGATGGGGAGTTGCTGCAAAGATCACACCTACTGTACTACTTCTGACCGGAGTTGGTTTCTTCTCTCTGATTTTGTTTGGTGGCCCACTTTCACCAGCCATTGCAAGCCTGGGGATGACTCCTCTTCTCGCAGCCGTATATGTGGGTGCTTTGCAAAACATTTTCAGCAAGAGTGCCAAGTACAGTTTGTTTGACCCGTGTAAAGAAATGGCATACATTCCCTTGGATGAAGACACCAAG GTTAAAGGAAAGGCAGCCATTGATGTCGTCTGCAACCCATTGGGGAAGTCTGGCGGTGCTCTTATTCAGCAGTTTATGATTTTGACATTTGGATCACTTGCAAACTCAACTCCTTACCTCGGAGGAGTACTTTTGGTGATTGTTCTCGCATGGCTTGGAGCAGCCAGGTCTCTAGACACCCAGTTCACCGCATTGCGACGGGAGGAAGAACTCGAGAAGGAGATGGAAAGGGCAGCAGTTAAGATCCCAGTTGTGTCTGAAGGAAGTGGGAACGGTTCCCTTGCAACCGAACCACTGCTGAACCCAACACTCGGAGACTCAAGCGGCAGTGTTTGA